The following nucleotide sequence is from Paracrocinitomix mangrovi.
CTAACTGTCCATTTACCTGGAGCATAAACTTTATCACCTATTTTTTCAAGATACAAGGCATGATCCATATACAATTTAATGCCACCTTCTGGTAAAGCGTCAATTAATGGAATATCAGGTGCAAGTTGAATGTATTTGAGGTAATATTCGGGAACAACGGTAATATCAGTTTTAGTCAACATAGTTTTTGCTTAGTTCATAATAATAGTCATTTGTTTGGGATTCTTCATTCCAAAAAGCCTTTACTTTATTCATTGTAGCATCTAAGATTTTAATGGAAGGAGCATTTCGTTGGTCCACTTCGGCATAAACAGAAGATAAATTTAATGTGCTAAAAGCATGGTCAATTAAGCCTTTGGTAATTTCAACTCCATATCCATTGCCCCAATGTTTTTCTCTGAATCTATAACCGATTTCATTGCCTGATTGATTAATTAAAATCGCTGCGGTTCCTAATAATTCATTCGACTCTTTTGAGCAAACTGCCCAAACCCAAAATTTATTTTCCACTTCACTATAGCGATTGATTACACTGTAAAAGTCTCTTTCACATTCTCCAAGACCCATTGCTTCTTGTCCTGTATAAAGCATGACCTTTGGATTTGATTGTAAATCATAAAAGTCAGGAAAATCAGAATGGATCAATTGTCTGGCAATTAATCTTTCTGTACTAAATACAATATCCATTAATGATCTTCTAGTTTCTGATCTAACACAGGTTTCATTTTTTGGTCTTTTGGTTCAAGATCATCTTCATTCCAGTGAGTTAGCTGCATTATTTTGTGGAAGATATCTGTGTTTTGATAAATACCGGCAAATTTTTCTGCTCCTTCTCCAAAGGCAAAAACGGGAATAAGAGTAGTTGTATGCGCTGCATAAGAAACTCCCGGATCATCTGCTCCTTTGTAGAAAGTAGGGGCGATTTCATTATCGTTCCATCCATCTCCGTCTCTAGCCGGAGCTAATGCAAATCCTCCTGTCTCATGGTCAGCTGTTACAATGACTAGGGTGCCTTCGTGCGTTTCTGCAAAATCTAGGGCTACACCAATGGCTTTGTCAAAGTCCTTAACTTCTTCAATTATTCCTTTAGCATTGGCATCATGACCTTCCCAGTCAATTTGAGATCCTTCCACCATTAAAAAAAATCCATCTTCCCATAATTGAAGATAATCCAGGGCATGTTGAGTGGCGTTTGGTAAAAAGTCATCTCTACCTTCTAATTTTGATTTTAAGCCATTTTCTGCTAATAGATAACCATACTTTTTATGCACTTTCATTTTTTTATCAAGGTTCAGGCTAACTGTGTCCAATTCAAAACCTTTTTTTATTAGTTCGGTATAGAAATCAATATTGTCGGATCTTTTGTTAAAGAATTTCAATCCTCCACCTGCAAAAAAGTCAACTCCCGATTTTGGTAAATACTCAGCAATTTTTTCAGCATCACTTCTTGACTTTGCATGAGCATAAAAACATGCCGGAGTTGCGTGAGTAATACTTGAAGTTGCTACTAATCCTGATTTAATTTTTTTTCTTTCAAGGATTTCAACCACGTTCATTATGTACCTTCCATTTGTATCAACGCTAATGGCTCCATTATAACTTTTGGC
It contains:
- a CDS encoding GNAT family N-acetyltransferase, encoding MDIVFSTERLIARQLIHSDFPDFYDLQSNPKVMLYTGQEAMGLGECERDFYSVINRYSEVENKFWVWAVCSKESNELLGTAAILINQSGNEIGYRFREKHWGNGYGVEITKGLIDHAFSTLNLSSVYAEVDQRNAPSIKILDATMNKVKAFWNEESQTNDYYYELSKNYVD
- a CDS encoding alkaline phosphatase; the protein is MKKIFFLLSILPAISFGQETPIKNVILLIGDGMGLSQMSTIYYYNDNKTPNFSRFKHIGLINTSSAKQKITDSAAGATAFACGAKSYNGAISVDTNGRYIMNVVEILERKKIKSGLVATSSITHATPACFYAHAKSRSDAEKIAEYLPKSGVDFFAGGGLKFFNKRSDNIDFYTELIKKGFELDTVSLNLDKKMKVHKKYGYLLAENGLKSKLEGRDDFLPNATQHALDYLQLWEDGFFLMVEGSQIDWEGHDANAKGIIEEVKDFDKAIGVALDFAETHEGTLVIVTADHETGGFALAPARDGDGWNDNEIAPTFYKGADDPGVSYAAHTTTLIPVFAFGEGAEKFAGIYQNTDIFHKIMQLTHWNEDDLEPKDQKMKPVLDQKLEDH